Proteins from one Romboutsia sp. CE17 genomic window:
- the hdhA gene encoding 7alpha-hydroxysteroid dehydrogenase, with amino-acid sequence MKKLKNKVALVTSATRGIGFASALKLAENGATVYLGVRRLEATQEICNKYPKLKMIPVYFDAYKEETYKTMVEEVIKKEGKLDILVNNFGTGRPEKDLELIKTDEEVFFEILKANIGSVYSISKNVIPHMIKSGGGSIVNISSIGGTIPDISRIGYGVSKSGINNITQQISMQYARHNIRCNAVLPGLTATDAAMDNMPEEFINSFLSHIPLKRMGKPEDIANAVLFFASDDSSYITGNIMEVAGGYGIGTPQYADFVGRNEVQKLSLKKVANDM; translated from the coding sequence ATGAAAAAACTAAAGAATAAAGTAGCATTAGTAACTTCAGCTACAAGAGGAATTGGATTTGCTAGTGCTTTAAAATTAGCAGAAAATGGAGCAACAGTTTATTTAGGGGTTAGAAGACTTGAGGCAACTCAAGAGATATGTAATAAATATCCAAAATTAAAAATGATACCAGTTTACTTTGATGCTTATAAAGAAGAAACATATAAAACTATGGTTGAAGAAGTAATAAAAAAAGAAGGAAAGTTAGATATACTAGTTAATAACTTTGGAACTGGCAGACCAGAAAAAGACTTAGAATTAATAAAAACTGATGAAGAAGTTTTCTTTGAAATATTAAAAGCGAACATAGGAAGTGTATATAGTATATCTAAAAATGTTATACCTCATATGATAAAAAGCGGTGGAGGAAGTATAGTTAACATATCTTCAATTGGAGGTACAATACCTGATATATCAAGAATAGGATATGGAGTATCTAAATCGGGGATTAACAATATAACTCAACAAATATCAATGCAATATGCAAGACACAATATAAGATGTAATGCAGTTCTTCCAGGCTTAACAGCAACTGATGCAGCAATGGATAACATGCCAGAAGAATTTATAAATTCTTTCTTATCTCATATTCCATTAAAAAGAATGGGAAAACCAGAAGATATAGCTAATGCAGTATTATTCTTTGCTAGTGATGATTCATCATACATTACAGGAAATATAATGGAAGTAGCAGGTGGATATGGAATCGGAACACCTCAATATGCAGATTTCGTAGGAAGAAATGAAGTACAGAAATTATCCTTAAAAAAGGTTGCAAACGATATGTAA
- a CDS encoding GGDEF domain-containing protein, translating to MRALNENRSFSKLESLDNKLYMVIAAPLVLKDKTYVLELIKDVTEDTLFYTYKDKTIEELRDEVNRLNMLVIKDELTNVFNSRYLNEHLPVLLENLSSPEFSLSIAMADIDKFKSINDTYGHLCGDYIIKEFAKLLDSYISELGGWTCRYGGDEFICVVENIPEDELYNKLNNFKETLLRTNFVFDEKKINLSCSFGVCYLCNENINIADALNLVDSKLYNSKKTRNTIS from the coding sequence ATGAGAGCATTAAATGAAAATCGTTCATTTTCTAAACTAGAAAGTTTAGATAATAAACTATATATGGTAATTGCTGCTCCTTTAGTTCTAAAAGATAAAACTTATGTGCTAGAACTTATAAAAGATGTTACAGAAGATACTTTATTCTATACGTACAAAGACAAAACTATAGAAGAGTTAAGAGATGAAGTAAATAGATTAAATATGTTAGTTATAAAAGATGAGCTAACAAATGTTTTTAATTCAAGATACTTAAATGAACACTTACCTGTACTACTGGAGAATCTATCTTCACCAGAATTTTCATTAAGCATAGCAATGGCAGACATAGATAAATTTAAATCTATTAATGATACTTATGGTCATTTATGTGGGGATTACATAATTAAAGAATTTGCCAAATTATTAGACTCATATATTTCTGAACTTGGAGGTTGGACTTGTCGATATGGTGGAGATGAATTCATATGTGTTGTAGAAAATATTCCTGAAGATGAACTTTACAATAAATTAAATAATTTTAAAGAAACACTATTACGCACTAACTTCGTTTTTGATGAAAAAAAAATTAATTTAAGTTGTAGTTTTGGCGTATGCTATCTTTGTAATGAAAATATTAATATTGCAGACGCTTTAAATTTAGTCGATTCTAAGCTTTATAATTCTAAAAAGACTAGAAACACTATATCTTAA
- a CDS encoding carbon starvation CstA family protein: MNSLTLLLGSAIIFIIAYVCYGGYLAKKWGIDDNRKTPAHTKYDGIDYVPAKSPILLGHHFASIAGAGPIVGPIQAAVFGWIPVTLWVIFGSIFFGGVQDFGSLFASIRHDGKSIGEIIETNMGKRGKKLFALFAWLTLVLVVAAFANIVADNFVSTPEAATASLLFIVLAVLFGICVYRLKMPILPATIVGVILLFASIYVGFLFPVELSKQTWIILLMIYIFIASVTPVWILLQPRDYLNSYLLYVMMFGAIIGIVVLRPEIQMDGFVGFNVNGQYLFPILFVTVACGAISGFHSLVGSGTSAKQLYKESDAKKIGYGAMLIEGLLAIVALITVAYLASSKYGDLMANGGPVNVFAEGIATFMATFGIPFGIGKTFTSLAISAFALTSLDTATRLARFIFQEFFDTNGMDDKEATQANPLSNKYVSTVITVVCSGLLAVMGYEKIWPIFGSANQLLAAIALMAIAIWLSNAKKGCKEFIIPIIFMFIVTIVSLVLNIKDNIGVNYLLVFIAVALLILALILIKEAIIFLNSKRKSEKIE, from the coding sequence ATGAACTCGTTAACCTTATTATTAGGAAGTGCAATCATATTTATTATAGCGTATGTTTGTTATGGTGGATATTTAGCTAAAAAATGGGGTATAGATGATAATAGAAAAACTCCAGCTCATACAAAATATGATGGAATAGATTATGTACCAGCAAAATCACCAATATTACTTGGTCATCATTTTGCATCAATTGCAGGAGCAGGACCAATAGTAGGACCAATTCAAGCAGCAGTATTTGGATGGATTCCAGTTACACTTTGGGTGATATTTGGTAGTATCTTCTTCGGTGGAGTACAAGACTTTGGTTCTTTATTTGCTTCGATAAGACATGATGGTAAATCAATTGGTGAGATAATAGAAACTAATATGGGTAAAAGAGGTAAAAAATTATTTGCGTTATTTGCATGGCTTACACTAGTTTTAGTTGTTGCTGCTTTTGCAAATATAGTTGCTGATAACTTTGTATCAACACCAGAGGCAGCTACTGCATCTCTTTTATTTATAGTGCTTGCAGTATTATTTGGTATATGTGTTTATAGATTAAAAATGCCAATACTTCCTGCGACTATAGTTGGTGTAATACTATTATTTGCTTCTATATATGTAGGATTCTTATTCCCAGTAGAATTATCTAAACAAACTTGGATAATATTACTTATGATATATATATTTATAGCATCAGTAACACCTGTTTGGATATTACTTCAACCTAGAGATTATTTAAATTCGTACTTATTATATGTAATGATGTTTGGAGCAATTATAGGTATAGTAGTTCTAAGACCAGAAATACAAATGGATGGATTTGTAGGATTTAATGTTAATGGTCAATATTTGTTCCCAATACTATTTGTCACAGTAGCTTGTGGTGCAATATCAGGATTCCATTCTTTAGTTGGTTCTGGTACATCTGCTAAGCAATTATATAAAGAATCAGATGCTAAAAAGATTGGTTATGGTGCAATGCTTATAGAAGGTCTTCTTGCAATAGTTGCACTTATAACAGTTGCATATTTAGCAAGTAGTAAATATGGAGATTTAATGGCTAATGGTGGCCCTGTAAATGTATTTGCTGAAGGTATAGCAACATTTATGGCTACATTTGGTATACCTTTTGGTATTGGTAAAACTTTTACATCACTTGCAATATCTGCATTTGCTCTTACATCATTAGATACAGCTACAAGACTTGCTAGATTTATATTCCAAGAGTTCTTTGATACAAATGGAATGGATGATAAAGAAGCTACTCAAGCTAATCCGCTTTCAAATAAATATGTTTCAACTGTAATAACTGTTGTATGCTCTGGATTATTAGCTGTTATGGGATACGAAAAAATCTGGCCAATATTTGGTTCTGCAAACCAATTGCTAGCTGCAATAGCATTAATGGCAATAGCTATCTGGTTATCTAACGCTAAAAAAGGATGCAAAGAGTTTATTATTCCAATAATATTTATGTTTATAGTGACTATCGTATCCTTAGTATTGAATATTAAGGATAATATAGGAGTTAACTACTTGTTAGTATTTATAGCAGTAGCACTGTTGATACTTGCCTTAATTTTAATAAAAGAAGCAATTATATTCTTAAATAGTAAAAGAAAAAGTGAAAAGATAGAATAA
- a CDS encoding MATE family efflux transporter: protein MENSLEKKITFLSLIKYTLPTVVMMVFFSLYTIIDGMFISRFVGSNALSSTNIVYPVINILIGIGVMFATGGSAIVANLMGKGNDKEAKESFTLITISALVFGIIVAVFCIIFIKEIIYALGSTDILYEDCYAFLLTMLIFTPFIVLKVYFDYFLVTAGVPTLGLFSSVLGGIINIILDYVFIVPLNMGVSGAALATCIGYSLPSFIGIFYFLRKSNTLHFVKTKFDFNLIKNTCTNGCSEMVTQLSSSVTTFLYNITMIKFLGEDGVASITIILYVQFLLNSAYLGFTSGASPRISYNYGSKNKKELEKLIKYSYLSILIFALITFLSSRGMSTTLISLFTDKNSNLFDITLNGFMIFSFGFLVSGVNIFTSGMFTAFSNGKISALLSLLRTFAFFIVGIGILPKIIGINGVWLVVPFAEFTTLIFSIIYLYKYKQNYMYENVFKFKYALEKSR, encoded by the coding sequence ATGGAAAATTCATTAGAGAAAAAAATTACTTTTCTGTCTCTTATAAAATATACCCTGCCAACAGTTGTAATGATGGTTTTTTTCTCTCTTTATACTATTATAGATGGGATGTTTATATCTAGATTTGTTGGATCAAATGCTTTATCTTCTACTAATATTGTATACCCTGTAATAAATATATTGATTGGTATAGGAGTTATGTTTGCTACTGGTGGAAGTGCCATCGTTGCTAACCTTATGGGGAAGGGAAATGACAAAGAAGCTAAAGAAAGTTTTACACTTATAACAATAAGTGCTTTAGTATTTGGAATTATTGTCGCTGTATTTTGCATTATTTTCATAAAAGAAATTATATATGCTTTAGGATCTACAGATATTTTATATGAAGATTGTTATGCTTTCTTATTAACTATGTTAATTTTTACACCATTTATTGTACTTAAGGTTTATTTTGATTACTTTTTAGTAACTGCTGGTGTTCCTACTCTAGGTTTATTTAGTTCTGTTTTAGGAGGTATCATTAATATTATTTTAGACTATGTGTTTATAGTTCCTCTTAATATGGGTGTTTCTGGAGCAGCACTTGCTACTTGTATAGGTTATTCTCTGCCTTCATTTATTGGAATTTTTTACTTCTTAAGAAAAAGCAATACTTTGCATTTTGTAAAAACAAAGTTTGACTTTAATCTTATAAAAAATACTTGTACAAATGGTTGTTCTGAAATGGTAACTCAACTATCATCTTCTGTTACTACATTTTTATACAATATTACAATGATAAAGTTTTTAGGTGAAGATGGTGTAGCTTCTATAACTATTATTTTATATGTACAGTTCTTATTAAATTCAGCTTATCTAGGATTTACTTCAGGAGCTTCTCCTCGTATAAGCTATAATTATGGTAGTAAAAATAAGAAAGAACTTGAAAAACTAATTAAATATAGTTATTTATCTATACTAATATTTGCTTTAATCACGTTTTTATCATCTAGAGGAATGTCTACTACTTTAATATCTTTATTTACAGATAAAAATAGTAATTTATTTGATATAACTTTAAATGGATTTATGATTTTTTCTTTTGGATTCTTAGTAAGTGGAGTAAATATATTTACTTCAGGTATGTTTACTGCATTTTCAAACGGAAAAATATCAGCTTTATTATCATTACTTAGAACTTTTGCATTTTTCATAGTTGGAATTGGAATTTTACCTAAAATTATAGGTATAAATGGTGTATGGCTTGTTGTTCCATTTGCTGAATTTACTACTTTAATTTTTTCAATTATATATTTATACAAATATAAGCAAAATTATATGTATGAAAATGTATTTAAATTTAAATATGCCCTAGAAAAATCTAGATAA
- a CDS encoding ornithine cyclodeaminase family domain gives MSFQLPKYNHPNFNEERFLIAPNAEYKLVEKDGVAPDNYHAMSIFPEYFKINGKWILAEETRMDCVPRLNSNNEIEIVEFRALKVNDKVIVGRTEDASEGIYLHANGFVKEEQDKDVFAFRGGRSRETSQTMDYDKLIELLKYEKENGYVVWVMGPAAVFSEGARNSLTKLINSGYVHAFLGGNAVATHDLEAGIFHTALGQDIYTQESIKNGHYCHLDLLNKARKYDSIEKLIEEENITSGLMQSCYKNNIPVVLGGSIRDDGPLPIVISDVYKAQDEMRKHIRKATTVICMATQLHTIATGNMTPSFRVVDKNIRPIYFYTIDTSEFAVNKLRDRGSLEVITMISNAQDFLQRLADNLE, from the coding sequence ATGAGTTTTCAATTACCAAAATACAATCATCCAAATTTTAATGAAGAAAGGTTTTTAATTGCACCAAATGCAGAATATAAATTAGTAGAAAAAGATGGAGTTGCACCTGATAATTATCATGCAATGTCAATATTCCCAGAATATTTTAAGATAAATGGAAAATGGATACTTGCAGAGGAAACAAGAATGGACTGTGTTCCACGATTAAACTCTAATAATGAAATAGAAATAGTAGAGTTTAGAGCTTTAAAAGTAAACGATAAAGTAATAGTAGGAAGAACTGAAGATGCAAGTGAAGGTATATACTTACATGCAAATGGATTTGTAAAAGAAGAACAAGATAAAGATGTATTTGCTTTTAGAGGAGGACGTTCTAGAGAAACATCACAAACTATGGACTATGATAAATTAATAGAATTATTAAAATATGAGAAAGAAAATGGATATGTAGTATGGGTGATGGGACCAGCTGCAGTATTTTCAGAAGGAGCTAGAAATTCTCTTACAAAATTAATAAATTCAGGATATGTGCATGCTTTTTTAGGAGGAAACGCAGTAGCAACTCACGATTTAGAAGCAGGGATATTCCATACAGCTTTAGGTCAAGATATTTATACTCAAGAGTCTATAAAAAATGGACACTATTGTCATTTAGATTTATTAAATAAAGCAAGAAAATATGATTCTATAGAAAAATTAATAGAAGAAGAAAATATAACATCTGGGCTTATGCAATCTTGTTATAAAAATAATATTCCAGTAGTTCTTGGTGGATCAATAAGAGATGATGGACCACTTCCAATAGTAATAAGTGATGTTTATAAGGCGCAAGATGAAATGAGAAAACATATAAGAAAAGCTACAACTGTAATATGTATGGCAACTCAACTTCATACAATAGCTACGGGAAATATGACTCCATCTTTTAGAGTAGTAGATAAAAATATAAGACCTATATATTTTTATACAATAGATACATCAGAATTTGCAGTTAATAAATTAAGGGATAGAGGAAGCTTAGAAGTTATAACTATGATTTCTAATGCACAAGACTTTTTACAAAGATTAGCTGATAATTTAGAGTAA
- a CDS encoding TonB-dependent receptor yields MANCNCGWMSGNSFSNGGYFETNMSNNIANNGNVAAVSNTGNGFGQGQTNVYDNYEVINGEEYSVANQNYYNNHHQTYNHYYTTDYNYIRDHYYDYNVYHNDSIDIYTGSEYHGTQNMVAGASFNGGTNAAGANFMTNNGSTLVAGTAGVPGSNSGNNSRNCRKTIACNCCNRCEERSCRCDDKCKRNCCHECSCKCDDKCKRNCCC; encoded by the coding sequence ATGGCTAATTGTAATTGTGGTTGGATGAGTGGAAATTCATTTTCAAATGGTGGATATTTTGAGACTAATATGAGTAATAATATAGCTAATAATGGTAATGTTGCAGCTGTATCAAATACAGGAAATGGATTTGGGCAAGGTCAAACTAATGTTTATGATAATTATGAGGTTATAAATGGAGAGGAATATTCTGTTGCAAACCAAAATTATTATAATAATCATCATCAGACATATAATCATTACTATACAACTGATTACAACTATATAAGGGATCATTATTACGATTATAATGTATATCATAATGATTCAATAGATATTTACACTGGATCAGAATATCATGGTACTCAAAATATGGTAGCAGGCGCTAGTTTTAATGGTGGTACTAATGCAGCAGGTGCTAACTTTATGACAAATAATGGTTCAACATTAGTTGCTGGAACAGCAGGTGTTCCAGGTTCTAACTCAGGTAATAATTCAAGAAATTGCAGAAAGACGATAGCATGCAATTGTTGTAATCGTTGTGAAGAACGTTCATGTAGATGTGATGATAAATGTAAAAGAAATTGCTGTCATGAATGTTCATGCAAATGCGATGATAAATGCAAACGTAATTGCTGCTGTTAG
- a CDS encoding DUF2207 family protein, whose translation MKKLKSTFIALLTIICVLTLNLSYINAEDEGYYIKSMDIQVNVNDKREYEIKETLDVYFNEERHGIIRYIPTSSQLEEYEITNVNVEGATFTEEDSEDLKIKIGDEDETIEGNKRYIITYTIKTYDDEQLEADYLYLNVLGTQWDTRIEKLTSTITYPKGAKLEELNITDGQLGNTTSRYVNFTQSENKIKISSKGSIDPYCGVTVNAKLEEGTFKNAPIRKYPYTIKNENINISITKEKYYLIEREFTIDVNEYNYSYDNKINLLHPYDNRYDYIKSIEVNNDDISIDHSDNTLILPSKVGTYKFKVSYKVDPPIQSQIDFSIVDGFRNGKTENLNVSITSPFEIKNYKVNFYEKGVNLGQKRYESEIKDKTLSFYNLNSINVGEKISLILDINNKLFSRPTPLIGYITMYGTPLILIGLILLFLKYKEKTQFITSVEFYPPKGMNSAEVAYAFKQRVSTNDVTTLLYYWASQNHIKITMKENDKFILSKISELDDDHQGYEKRLFKEIFEYGDGKTVSDKQLKYKNIKEINNSIKDIIEYFTEERKLKNSKSYKLSLLMLVISILPIFLGGAYNQILNHNFINSIMIGILLISVLLVMYIILLSFTKNRYSEGGKKSAKTASIIVSIIYILIQSTILIFTSLPKIVLLLIVGTSLIGLIMSVYVPKRSEYGKDILAQILGFRNFVEIAEKDRLEALLEEDPEYFYNTLPYAQVLGITKKWANKFEGITMQPPSFYETYYPINNVYAMTYLLNDLEHINSTISTVPSSSNDNFGGGGFGGGGFSGGGVGGGGGSSW comes from the coding sequence ATGAAAAAACTTAAAAGTACATTTATAGCACTACTCACTATAATATGCGTACTTACTTTAAATCTATCTTATATAAATGCAGAGGATGAAGGTTATTATATAAAAAGCATGGATATACAAGTAAATGTAAATGATAAAAGGGAGTATGAGATAAAAGAAACATTAGATGTGTATTTTAATGAAGAAAGACATGGAATAATTAGATATATTCCTACCTCATCTCAATTAGAAGAATATGAAATCACTAATGTTAATGTGGAAGGTGCGACTTTTACAGAAGAAGATTCTGAAGACCTTAAAATTAAAATAGGTGATGAGGATGAAACTATTGAAGGTAACAAAAGATATATAATTACATATACAATAAAAACATATGATGATGAGCAATTAGAAGCAGATTATTTGTATTTAAATGTACTTGGAACACAGTGGGACACAAGAATAGAAAAGTTGACATCAACAATAACTTATCCAAAGGGTGCAAAGTTAGAAGAGCTAAATATAACTGATGGCCAACTTGGAAATACAACTAGTAGATATGTGAACTTCACTCAAAGTGAAAATAAAATAAAGATATCATCAAAAGGATCTATAGATCCATATTGTGGAGTAACAGTTAATGCAAAACTAGAAGAAGGAACTTTTAAAAATGCCCCAATAAGAAAGTATCCATATACTATAAAAAATGAAAATATAAATATATCTATAACTAAGGAAAAATATTATTTAATAGAAAGAGAATTTACAATAGATGTAAATGAATATAATTATAGTTATGATAATAAAATAAATTTATTGCATCCATATGATAATAGGTATGATTATATAAAATCAATTGAAGTTAATAATGATGATATAAGTATAGACCATAGTGATAATACATTAATACTTCCTTCAAAAGTAGGAACATATAAGTTTAAAGTGTCTTACAAGGTAGATCCACCAATACAGTCACAAATAGATTTTTCGATAGTGGATGGTTTTCGAAATGGAAAAACAGAAAATCTAAATGTAAGTATAACTTCTCCTTTTGAGATAAAAAATTATAAAGTTAATTTTTATGAAAAAGGTGTAAACTTAGGGCAAAAAAGATATGAATCAGAAATTAAAGATAAAACTTTAAGTTTTTATAATTTAAATAGTATAAATGTAGGTGAAAAAATAAGTTTAATTTTAGATATTAACAATAAATTATTTAGTAGACCAACTCCATTAATAGGATATATAACAATGTATGGAACACCACTTATTTTAATTGGTTTAATATTATTATTTTTAAAATATAAAGAAAAAACACAATTTATAACATCAGTTGAGTTTTACCCACCAAAAGGTATGAATAGTGCAGAAGTAGCTTATGCTTTCAAACAAAGGGTTAGTACAAATGATGTAACAACCTTATTATATTATTGGGCTAGCCAAAATCATATAAAAATAACTATGAAAGAAAATGATAAATTTATTTTAAGTAAGATATCAGAATTAGATGATGATCATCAAGGTTATGAAAAAAGATTATTTAAAGAAATATTTGAATATGGTGATGGGAAGACTGTAAGTGATAAACAATTAAAATATAAAAATATAAAAGAAATAAATAATTCAATAAAAGATATAATTGAATATTTTACAGAAGAAAGAAAGTTAAAAAATAGTAAATCATATAAACTATCATTATTAATGCTAGTAATATCTATTTTACCAATATTTTTAGGTGGAGCATACAACCAGATACTAAATCATAACTTTATAAATTCTATTATGATAGGTATACTTTTAATAAGTGTCTTATTAGTAATGTATATTATTTTACTTTCATTTACTAAAAATAGATATAGTGAAGGTGGAAAAAAATCAGCAAAAACTGCATCAATTATAGTATCAATAATATATATTTTAATTCAATCAACAATATTGATATTCACTAGTCTACCAAAAATTGTTTTATTATTAATAGTAGGAACTTCTTTAATAGGGTTAATTATGAGTGTCTATGTACCAAAAAGAAGTGAGTATGGAAAAGATATACTAGCACAAATATTAGGATTTAGAAATTTTGTTGAAATAGCAGAAAAAGATAGATTAGAAGCTTTATTAGAAGAAGACCCAGAATATTTCTACAATACACTGCCATATGCACAAGTGTTAGGAATAACTAAAAAATGGGCAAATAAATTTGAAGGAATAACAATGCAACCACCTTCTTTCTATGAAACTTATTATCCAATAAATAATGTATATGCAATGACTTATTTATTGAATGATTTAGAACATATAAACTCTACAATATCTACTGTACCTAGTTCATCAAATGATAACTTCGGTGGAGGAGGCTTCGGTGGAGGAGGATTTTCAGGAGGAGGAGTTGGCGGTGGTGGCGGCTCAAGTTGGTAA
- a CDS encoding LemA family protein, with product MIGIIIVVIAVVIVFFFISIYNNLVSLRMKVREGFSTIDVFLKKRYDLIPNLVETVKGYANHEKETLNQVIEARGKALSSSVDDKLKYEGELSNALSRLLMLSENYPDLKADTQFVNLQNQLQQIESEIEKSRRYYNGVVREFNTSIQKFPNCIVASMFKFKEEIFFELESINERENIKIEF from the coding sequence ATGATTGGAATAATAATAGTTGTAATTGCTGTAGTTATAGTATTTTTCTTTATATCAATATACAATAATTTAGTGTCGCTAAGGATGAAGGTTAGAGAAGGATTTTCAACAATAGATGTATTTTTAAAGAAAAGATATGATTTAATACCTAACTTAGTAGAGACAGTAAAGGGATATGCAAATCATGAAAAAGAAACCCTAAATCAAGTTATAGAAGCTAGAGGAAAAGCTCTTTCTAGTAGCGTAGATGACAAATTAAAATATGAAGGAGAATTATCAAATGCATTAAGTAGATTATTAATGCTAAGCGAGAATTATCCAGATTTAAAGGCAGATACTCAATTTGTTAACTTACAAAATCAGCTTCAACAAATTGAATCAGAAATAGAGAAATCAAGAAGATACTATAATGGAGTAGTTAGAGAGTTTAATACAAGTATTCAAAAATTTCCTAATTGTATTGTTGCATCTATGTTTAAGTTTAAAGAAGAGATATTCTTTGAACTTGAAAGTATAAATGAAAGAGAAAATATTAAAATAGAATTTTAG
- a CDS encoding acyltransferase family protein yields MGTKILNDSYYMNIIKVLGIIMVVGGHTGFNLFDLIGIPYGEFKEIFPAYSYHMPLFIFISGYFINLNKNSDINIFVNKKVKSLIVPYYITNIFYAFLTMVLVNEGLFYKSKEATIHNIFVEPWISGYQFNLNGPGWFVLFLFLVQVTYLLFRTKIKSNKEKEVDFILLGVFILLGFVSTYLSINFNEENNSLLWVILRTSFGFQFYHLGYIYKKYLKDKIPLNVKSFLILIVAKILFIAFLGNYTFSMRALVFRDKVFLPLIVSIMGIYYILHVSKFIAYLTESIKNNKIKNTINYIGNNTWAIMMHHMTVNFFYDKFIGLGKYEILDYFVLPLVCTILPLIWSKVYTIFKTLRLERKMAENA; encoded by the coding sequence ATGGGTACTAAAATTTTAAATGACAGCTATTATATGAACATCATTAAAGTATTAGGAATAATTATGGTAGTTGGTGGGCACACAGGGTTTAATTTATTTGATCTTATAGGTATTCCATATGGAGAATTTAAAGAAATATTTCCAGCATATTCTTATCATATGCCACTATTTATATTTATTTCTGGATACTTTATTAACTTAAATAAGAATAGCGATATAAATATATTTGTTAATAAAAAAGTAAAATCTTTAATAGTTCCTTATTATATAACAAATATTTTCTATGCTTTTTTAACAATGGTTTTAGTAAATGAAGGTCTTTTTTATAAAAGTAAGGAAGCTACAATTCATAATATTTTTGTAGAGCCATGGATATCTGGATACCAATTTAATTTAAATGGCCCAGGATGGTTTGTCTTATTTTTATTTTTAGTACAAGTTACTTATTTATTATTTAGAACAAAGATAAAAAGTAACAAAGAAAAAGAAGTTGATTTTATACTATTAGGAGTATTTATATTATTAGGTTTTGTAAGTACTTATTTATCTATTAATTTTAATGAAGAAAATAATTCTTTATTATGGGTAATACTTAGGACTTCTTTTGGTTTTCAATTTTATCATTTAGGATATATTTATAAAAAATATCTGAAAGATAAGATACCTCTTAATGTAAAATCATTTTTAATCTTAATAGTAGCGAAAATATTATTTATAGCATTTTTAGGAAATTATACCTTTAGTATGAGGGCATTAGTGTTTAGAGATAAAGTGTTTTTACCATTGATAGTTTCTATAATGGGAATATATTATATTCTTCATGTATCAAAATTTATAGCTTATTTAACAGAATCTATAAAGAATAATAAAATAAAAAATACTATTAACTATATAGGAAATAATACTTGGGCTATTATGATGCATCATATGACTGTTAACTTCTTTTATGATAAATTCATAGGTCTAGGAAAATATGAAATATTAGATTATTTTGTATTACCTTTAGTATGCACTATATTACCTCTTATATGGAGTAAAGTTTATACTATATTTAAAACGTTAAGACTTGAAAGAAAAATGGCAGAAAATGCGTAA